A region of Polyodon spathula isolate WHYD16114869_AA chromosome 4, ASM1765450v1, whole genome shotgun sequence DNA encodes the following proteins:
- the LOC121314937 gene encoding grainyhead-like protein 2 homolog, translating to MSQDTDNSKRLVVVVPNETSFHSRRAYTSEDEAWKSYLENPLTAATKAMMSINGDEDSAAALGLLYDYYKVPKEKRLLTLNKVTEIQDDHEKRSCLGGNDGQNDMAAIDNRVQVLKSLPVNLSLNSEHLESFKREHYSTHAQEASPAGKGEVYTPVFMSPGVHYSRGDSDEQPRVIFEPIPYEVPSIHHSSYLKDDQRSTPDSTYDESLKEEPEKYRTSSSGPEEFLYDPPGVETFQYMLEATKSLKQKQGEGPMTYLNKGQFYAVTLSETGANKCLRHPISKVRSVIMVVFSEDKNRDEQLKYWKYWHSRQHTAKQRVLDIADYKESFNTIGNIEEIAYNAVSFTWDVNEEAKIFITVNCLSTDFSSQKGVKGLPLMIQIDTYSYNNRSNRPIHRAYSQIKVFCDKGAERKVRDEERKQNRKKMKSQSASSQSNSKDTNLPTLPVQKKGDTAYFKSMTDLDSQPVLFIPDVHFGNLQRTGQVFAFNTEGMEREGSVLVKRMFRPSEEDYCPSPPKQIKEEVNKRVLLYVRKESDEVFDALLLKSPTVKGLMDAVSEKYGVPIEKMIKMYKKSKKGILVNMDDNIIEHYSNEDTFVMHIENIGDAYKITLTEI from the exons CAGCAagaggctggtggtggtggtacCAAACGAGACCTCATTCCACTCCCGGCGGGCCTACACGAGCGAGGATGAAGCCTGGAAATCTTACCTGGAGAACCCCCTGACGGCAGCCACCAAGGCAATGATGAGCATCAACGGAGACGAGGACAGCGCCGCAGCTCTGGGGCTCCTCTACGATTACTACAAG gttcCCAAAGAAAAGAGACTTTTGACTTTAAACAAAGTGACTGAAATCCAAGACGACCATGAGAAAAG GAGCTGCCTGGGTGGCAACGATGGGCAGAATGACATGGCTGCCATTGACAACCGAGTTCAGGTGCTGAAGTCCCTCCCAGTGAACCTGTCCCTGAACTCTGAGCACTTAGAGTCTTTTAAGAgggagcactacagcacgcacgcCCAGGAGGCCAGCCCTGCTGGCAAGGGGGAGGTCTACACCCCCGTGTTCATGAGCCCCGGCGTGCACTACAGCCGTGGGGACAGTGACGAGCAACCTAGGGTCATCTTCGAGCCCATCCCCTACGAGGTGCCCTCCATCCACCACTCCAGCTACCTCAAGGATGACCAGCGCAGCACGCCAGACAGCACTTATGACGAGTCCTTGAAAGAAGAGCCAGAG AAATACCGCACATCGTCTTCAGGGCCTGAAGAATTCCTCTATGACCCACCAGGAGT AGAAACTTTCCAGTACATGTTAGAAGCTACCAAATCTCTAAAACAGAAGCAAGGGGAGGGGCCGATGACCTATTTAAACAAAGGACAGTTCTACGCCGTGACGCTTAGCGAGACGGGCGCCAATAAATGCCTTCGACATCCCATCAGCAAAGTCAGG AGTGTCATCATGGTGGTATTCAGTGAAGATAAGAACCGAGATGAACAGCTGAAGTACTGGAAATACTGGCACTCACGGCAGCACACAGCAAAGCAGAGGGTCCTCGATATCG CTGATTACAAAGAAAGTTTTAACACCATTGGGAATATTGAAGAAATTGCTTACAATGCTGTCTCCTTCACCTGGGATGTGAATGAGGAAGCAAAG atctTCATCACAGTGAACTGCCTGAGCACAGATTTCTCCTCTCAGAAGGGTGTAAAGGGCCTGCCACTGATGATCCAGATTGATACCTATAGCTACAACAACCGCAGCAACAGACCCATTCACAGGGCCTACTCCCAGATCAAAGTGTTCTGTGACAAG GGAGCAGAGAGGAAAGTCCGAGATGAAGAAAGGAAACAGAACCGCAAGAAGATGAAAAGTCAGAGCGCTTCTTCCCAGTCCAACT CAAAAGACACAAACCTGCCCACGTTACCAGTGCAAAAGAAAGGAGATACCGCCTACTTCAAATCCATGACGGATCTCGATTCGCAGCCTGTTCTCTTTATACCTGATGTGCACTTTGGGAATTTGCAGAGAACAGGACAG GTCTTTGCTTTCAACACAGAAGGGATGGAGAGGGAAGG cagtgtATTGGTGAAAAGAATGTTCCGGCCTTCTGAAGAGGACTACTGCCCATCGCCACCCAAACAGATAAAAGAAGAAGTAAACAAACGAG TGCTTCTCTATGTACGCAAGGAATCGGATGAAGTGTTTGACGCTCTGCTCCTCAAATCGCCGACTGTGAAGGGGCTGATGGATGCG GTGTCAGAAAAGTATGGAGTTCCCATTGAAAAGATGATAAAAATGTACAAGAAAAGCAAAAAAGG tattttggtCAACATGGATGACAACATCATTGAGCACTACTCCAATGAAGACACTTTTGTAATGCATATTGAGAACATTGGCGATGCCTACAAGATTACATTGACAGAAATCTAA